gtagagaaacctacttgtgagtctctctctagctttatcccctttcttttactttatttttatttcggcattttttttcctttattgttttttttaattgcgtgggttgtttattatcagttatttatttatttaattttaattgcgtggcttgcgtctttaaattcttagatgacgaatggttaggacgttattttagatacatatgtttaggacggtagttagaattagatcacaaccactaataggttcactttcgcattattaaaagaagaaaaataaataaagtggctgctctccctgagttcgacccgtagctatactgatccgtatgcttgcggttacatttaaaatctcaaacactaaGCTAAGAAACAGGATCATCTAAgaaaaatttggatttggaatgggagaagtttttttttttttttttggggagaaaGAATGGTGGTGAATTAAGACAAATCAGAATCAACTTCTCAATGAtaattgatgcagattaattaccaaaataggcttgttttattaggaataagcctagggttgggttccatacatgttaggccttttatcccatgtgttttgagtgtaatataccacttttatgagtctaaaaagggggctctaagattgagtacgggattactagttagtttccattttcattagtttcctttctagttgggcttgatttgagttatatttgtttccttaggagtcaagttattaattgagtcaagtctttagtagctagtttctaatttcagttttagtagctattgtattaggagaatatttggtttcctttttgaggaaccttctattttgtaattccctccttcattaacattataaataaagaagaggaggctcctaaaggcctagatgatttaataaacaaattaatggttgttgctattgtcttctacatggagatttgtcttgtgtttgatcaaggctgatggaattggtgtttgatccaattaactctctgcggtgtgaagcacaagaggttCTCTTCTAGttatcttcctcttttcttccatactcAAGGTGATCCAAATCTGATCTACTGTTATAGGTATTTAATTAAATCACTTTTCTCTCAATTCTGTCCAGATAATCttcatatttttcctatttgatcCCTTGCTGCCAGAAACACTTTCAGCCATcagtttgggctgaaatttggatCAAAGATAGGTCCTACCTGGGGAAGAACTCGACCCAAAGGGAAGCTCTTTCTGACCAGTGGTTTGAGAGATTTAAAacttctcccttttcttgtcttttagtgacctgtgACATAGCAGAACTGAAATTGACAGATCTGGTTCAGTTCCTACTGTTCTCGTGGATTTTGGTTCATGGTATTAAGTTGATTTGGACCTATTTGAAGTCTTGCAAGCCCCTGTCATCGGTCCTAATCTGATCAAAGAAACCCTAGTATTTGGTTCAATAGCTTCAACTGTTTCAGGTCTGATTTCTCTTGTAATCTGATCTGCTGTGCTATTATCCTAATTTGACTTGTGTTTGTTCTTCGAGAGTATCCTGCTGTTTTGGGACTAGGTTGGTTTgccgattctagttctacattaagtggtatcagagcaaattttcctgcaattttctatccatggcaagtcacatcaccaatgttgagttgcacaaattgtatcgcgaGTTAGcggagaaccaacagaatactgatgctaggcttgagaggactgaagccaagtttgataagtttatggaagagatgattgcctttatgaagaggtccgacaagcgagctgaagaaagatcctctacattacctcctcagctcaacactttacagatcaaagatacacctcagaggcagcaacttgatccagttgttccccaggatgttactCGGCAATTTTTTGAcaaagattatggcatcaaagttgaggttcctgagttcagtggtgaaaagggacctgaggaatttcttgactggcttaccaaagtggagagaatttttgcgtataagtctcttccagacgtgaagaagtgtgaactcatcatcaccaagtttattgggtatgcatgttcatgctggaatgatgtactacatgcaaggtttgtcagaagacttggacccgttaccaattgggaggtcatgaagcaaatcctgactgaaaaatttgttcctcttaattatgaaaaggtaatgttccataaattacttaacttgcaacaagggaacaaagatgtggattcatacaccctcgaattccacaaactgtcttcaaggtgtcgacttcaggaaacagaccaacaACGGGTGATgtgatatatcagtgggttaagtactgagattcgacttgagttggctaacactgatttcaggtctgttgatgtggcagcagctcatgccaagacagctaaagagaagtccatttattggaagggtatgctcaagacttcttcagtttatagacctccaccacgtaaagaggaaaagaaacctGAAGCTCGTAGAGTtgaaaaaaggtcagagttcaacaaggatagtgttggggtgaagaatatcatatgccatagttgtggcgagaagggtcactattccaacaagtgtcctaacaggactcgttctgtgaacgtagcagagaagcaaccgacagagaagaatgaagatgaatctcatttatatccttatcccctcgaggacgatgatattgtcgatgatgaagatgaggttgtagaagctcattcagcgagcgtttcatccttttcgaatagactagttgataaggctcctctcttcagacagaagggtactctcctgcaaGGCTCCAACCCTcctgatgttcatgcagttgttgatactggggcagaaacaaattttatatctgctgaatttgttcgagcacacaaccttccacagacgCAGCTTtccaagaagattcacgtgcgaggttttggacccacagctcgagaagaggccactgcagttgttcgagtacacttacagtttggaccgttacagtaccatgtcacctgtttggtcacctcattggcgcactgcgacattcttctagggcgaccttggcagcgacatgcatgcattctctatgatggcgcacggaacaccataaaggtgaagcaaggaggttgtgtgtacttaatgaggccacatgcattatcagacatgccacgtcgtcgactgactcctgctccagtgacacatcaacctactctccctcctcttggagttatgcTCCCTTCTGTttcgagatatgtgccacctcatcggcgaGCGTTTTACAAGGGAATCCTGGGGGCACGAccaaactcgacggagtcgagttcttttaagaccgggagagttgatgcaaattaattaccaaaataggcttattttattaggaataagcctagggttgggttccatacatgttaggcctttaatcccatgtgttttgagtgtaatataccacttttatgagtctaaaaagggggctctaagattgagtacgggattactagttagtttccattttcattagtttcctttctagttgggcttgatttgagttatatttgtttccttaggagtcaagttattaattgagtcaagtctttagtagctagtttctaatttcagtttttagtagctattgtattaggagaatatttggtttcctttttgaggaaccttctattttgtaattctctcccccattaacattataaataaataagaggaggctcctaaaggcctagatgatttaataaacaaattaatggttgttgctattgtcttctacatggagatttgtcttgtgtttgatcaaggctgatggaattggtgtttgatccaattaactctttgcagtgtgaagcacaagaggttctcttctagttatctccctcttttcttccatactcAACGTGTTCCAGATCTGATCTACTGTTATAGGTATTTAATTAAATCACTTTTCTCTCAATTCTGTCCAgaaaatcctcatatttttcctatttgatcCCTTGCTGCCAGAAACACTTTCAGCCATcagtttgggctgaaatttggatCAAAGATAGGTCCTACCTGGGGAAGAACTCGACCCAAAGGGGAGCTCTTTCTGACCAGTGGTTTGAGAgatttaaaaattctcccttttcttgtcttttagtgacctgtgACATAGCAGAACTGAAATTGACAGATCTGGTTCAGTTCCTACTGTTCTCGTGGATTTTGGTTCATGGTATTAAGTTGATTTGGACCTATTTGAAGTCTTGTAAGCCCCTGTCATCGGTCCTAATCTGATCAGAGAAACCCTAGTATTTGGTTCAATAGCTTCAACTGTTTCAGGTCTGATTTCTCTTGTAATCTGATCTGCTGTGCTATTATCCTAATTTGACTTGTGTTTGTTCTTCGAGAGTATCCTGCTGTTTTGGGACTAGGTTGGTTTgccgattctagttctacattaataATGGTGGTTAAACATAATTCTAGACCACCGAGAGATTGTCATGGTAGTTATATCAAATCCATTACTACAATTGCACAACTACATTTAGTATCTAGACAAGAACCCCAAACTTGAACAAAACAGTCACACCAAAAATATAGAATTATTGAAAATACAGAATTTGAAAGAGTTTGAGACATACTGCTTGAAGCTTGCCAAGAGCATTTTCCAACTTCATAGCCAGTTGATGATTCTCCTCTTGCAAGCGCTCGATCTAAAAACAACATAAAGACATCcaaataacaataaatcaatTAATCAATTAATTATTCACCATATGCCAAGACAATAATAAAACTAAGCCATTAATTATATATAACCTTTTTTTGAGAGTCTATGTACATGATCTTGTACTCATCCTTTTTTGCACGTGCTTTGATGTCAGCACAACACAGATTCGGGGATTGAAAGCCCGTATCAACTCCCTGCTTTTAGACAGTgtataaaatagaatattacAAGAGTAACAACAAAGCTAACAATTCAACCAACAACCTTGAAAGAAATGGCAAATAAACTACCATGGACTTTGcttcatgatttttttcttgAGCTTCTAAAAGCAGAGTCAGATAATCGATTTTTCCTTCCAAGTTACGAATACCCGAGTCTTCTTCTTGCATCTTTTTCTCCTCCATAGGGTGGTGTCTTTCTTCATCTTGGTGATCCTCTTCATCACTTCCACTTAAATCTATGTTTTCGGTCACAGGCTCGATATCCTTGGTTTGAGTACATGAAATCTCGATTTTTCCTCCCAAGTTCTGAATACCCGAGTCTTCCACCTGCATCTTTTTCTCCTCCATAGGGTAGTGCATGTCTTCATCTTGGTGACCTTCTCCATCACTAAAACTTAAATCTATGTTTTCGGTCATAGGCTCAATATCCTTGCCTTGAGTACACGAAATCACTTTCTGAATGCGTTGAGATCGTCTCACAACAGAATTCGAGTTGTTTGACTTTTTCTTACTTGAAGCTGGTGTCTTAGTCGCTTTTGTTGCCATCTCGGTGCTTAATTTGGCTCTTTTTGATGAAGCTGCTGAGCTTTCAAGCTTGCAAGACCAGATAAACATGGTACTAAATatgaattaaaacaaaaaaggaggTCCTAAAACTTATATTCACTTACATGAACTAAGTGAACATCTGCAAAACATAATGAATACATTGGCTGCACTTTTAACTAATCAATGATCTTAGGATCAACCTATCTCATTTGGGAATAAGCTTTGAATACAGAAGGTATGACAGAAACTTCATACACATGGGAAAATTTGAGGGCAACTGCAAATGCCATTCCATGGGACTACTTAAAAGCTCAACTAAGTGTAAATTTCTCCTAAACCCTGGAAAGAAAACCTGGAAAGCAGCTTAGCTTGACAGAATGCCAAGTACACATAGAGTACACACAAAACCAAAAGATGACCATAACAAGTTAAGTAACATGAGGCTGAGTCAGCTACATTAAAAACCAGTAAACTCAACCTGAGTTGACTCAGTAAAGTtgacaaggggaaaaaaatcaataGTGCATACTATAATGAACTCCCAAAACTTTAGCCTCCTAAATTTACCAGGGGACCAATCACTGCAGTGCTTCCCAATTCCTGTAAGCTTAAACTAACAGATTTTCAAGGTTCAAATTGAAATGGGTTTGCCTTGTAAGCAGAAAACATAGCTTCAGGAAAATGAtagaggaaagaggaaagaagtaAGGAATGCATGTAGGTATAAAATAGACAATGGTTAAGAACAAAATAAGTAGCTTCTCTAACAAAATCGACACAATTAACAAATGGAAGTTGCAGAGTATATATGTGGAACTATCTTTAATGCAATGCCATTCACACAATCTTATATAATAGATAGACGAAACCCTATCTCCAAaacccttcttcccttcttccacCAACATAAaaatggggggaaaaaaaatttaaatcataaTACCCATCTCTCATTATGATGGTACAACTTGAAACACTCAGAGCACCAAGCAAAACCCCATCCCctcaaaaaaaaaggaaaagaaaatagacaCAAAACACACAGCAACTGCAACAAAATATGAAGAACAACAAATTGAACAAAAGCAAGCAAGCAAGCAGAAAGAAGAGACTAAACACGCTACACAATGGCAATGGAGATTACCTGATCTTTCTTCATACCATCAGATTCGGTTCTCttacccatctctctctctctcttaagcaGGGAAAAAGGAGTTGTTGATGTACAGACAAGAGTCCACTAGTTGCAGGCGGAGTGTTTTTAACTTTTTAAGAGTCAAAACCGCTCCCAAACTCCCAACCCCTAATAAAATAACATGATCGGCTCACCGGAAAAGGTTACCCTCAGCCAATTTCATGAGCAGAAAAGGCATCTAAGGGTATTTGAGTAATTACAGTTAAATCATTTTTGATAAGTTCACCCTTGCTGTCGTAGGCCGTAGAGTAGTAGAGCACAGAGCCATGCGTCGGTTGGATAGGCATCTAGAGAAAAAGACAACTTTTGATGTATATGATTGATTATTTGCATGATAGCCACGTGTTAGAAGATTTTGTGGGATTTCTGATTCCCTGACATTGGAGTTTGACTTTGACCTCAGAAAACAAGATCATGAGAGTGGTGGAGCCTTAAGAAGGGACGGTTACTTTACTTTTACCTCGAGGAGATCGTATATGTAATACTCTCTCCGTTAGATTAGTATCTCTATCACCGTTAAGAAACCGCACAACTTCCTATGCGCCGATGAACAGCTGAGATCCGATCGATGCAAGGGACCCATAACATTTCAGAATCTAATACATGTTAGTCTCAAGGAATCTAACcgttttaaataataataatattaaaatcaaattcaaattcaaattcaaatcgtTCTATTAAAATCGCTTGAATCTAACcgttttaaataataataatattaaaatcaaattcaaattcaaatcgtTCTATTAAAATCGTACTTGAATCCAGTGCATGACGCATTGGTTGCAAATGCATATCGCATTGGTTGCAAATGCATATCGCATTGGTTGCAACTTATACTTGTAGAGTAGATTGCCAAGAGTGTAGAAGATCTAAAGATCGACTCCTGTCACATGCATTCTCCACCTTTCCAACATGATTGTCTaaactatttaaatttcttactaTATTTAACAACGATTccttttaaatgtaattttaattgaaaaaagttttctttcactcaCGGTGAAGGAAGTGAAGCTCAGGACCTGACCCCCCATCTCCTCCCCTATTGTACGCTTCCAATGGACCACGGTAAACTGATGCCCATTCATTGTGGCCTTAAGAAAACTCAATCCATTttaattttactatttaaatcCAAAAGATTTAGATGGAAAGCAattttttataatcaaataaaGAATGATTTAGACTTGGTGATATAACCTCATTTAAAAAAGTTATCttattaagtttgaaaatttttacttcttttctcttctattcaatttcccttgcaacaaAACGGAACCTACAGAATCCAATGGCTTTGAGATTGCATTGGTCAAATAAAGCTTGTAGGACAGTTTATATACCTACAGAAAATGGAGCTCATTGTGCACCCCGAGTCTGCAATCCTATTGTGATTGATTTAGAAAATCTCCAAGTTGGCTCGATAGTAATGAATACTGAATAGCAAGTTCAAATCTATAAAACCAAAAATTAAGGGACAACAGACGTCTAAATACAAAAAAGACTCAGGCCTCATAATGAATGCCCAAAGTGCATAGTTCCAAAAATatccaaatggaatgcctattctagtaggaaaaaaatgcaattaCCCAGCCTACAAAGGCGCCCATCTTGCTTAAACAGGATACTTCCCCAAGAAATATTGCAAACCCACCATTCTTCTGTTCATGTTCTCCTGGGTTTGTCTGTGTAGAGGAGGAAGATCAAAGCTGACTGCTCCCCcgccaccaccccccccccaacaaaaaaaaaaaaaagcagtgtCTATCAGGGTACACTCTGGGTTATGGTCATTGGATTCATCAATTCTGTGAACTCAATATCACGGATTAGACATTCTGACGTTCGAATCTCTGCGCTGCACGATTAATTGGTTCCTGAAAGTACTGTAGGGATATAAAAATGGCTTCCTGTGCACAATAAACT
This Macadamia integrifolia cultivar HAES 741 chromosome 10, SCU_Mint_v3, whole genome shotgun sequence DNA region includes the following protein-coding sequences:
- the LOC122091394 gene encoding uncharacterized protein LOC122091394 isoform X1 yields the protein MGKRTESDGMKKDQLESSAASSKRAKLSTEMATKATKTPASSKKKSNNSNSVVRRSQRIQKVISCTQGKDIEPMTENIDLSFSDGEGHQDEDMHYPMEEKKMQVEDSGIQNLGGKIEISCTQTKDIEPVTENIDLSGSDEEDHQDEERHHPMEEKKMQEEDSGIRNLEGKIDYLTLLLEAQEKNHEAKSMQGVDTGFQSPNLCCADIKARAKKDEYKIMYIDSQKKIERLQEENHQLAMKLENALGKLQAYEKGHTVFSETIEKLKDAMLISTITKTTEMMLGLSPGANNGDGATPIVTEARSPVAKTRKIAKSGGRK
- the LOC122091394 gene encoding uncharacterized protein LOC122091394 isoform X2; this encodes MGKRTESDGMKKDQLESSAASSKRAKLSTEMATKATKTPASSKKKSNNSNSVVRRSQRIQKVISCTQGKDIEPMTENIDLSFSDGEGHQDEDMHYPMEEKKMQVEDSGIQNLGGKIEISCTQTKDIEPVTENIDLSGSDEEDHQDEERHHPMEEKKMQEEDSGIRNLEGKIDYLTLLLEAQEKNHEAKSMGVDTGFQSPNLCCADIKARAKKDEYKIMYIDSQKKIERLQEENHQLAMKLENALGKLQAYEKGHTVFSETIEKLKDAMLISTITKTTEMMLGLSPGANNGDGATPIVTEARSPVAKTRKIAKSGGRK